In Mustela erminea isolate mMusErm1 chromosome 20, mMusErm1.Pri, whole genome shotgun sequence, the sequence AAAGGAACTTAAATTTCCTTCTTGTTGGCTTGTTGGTTTGTAAAACGGGCACAGTAATGCCCCCTCTGGGTGTTGGGAGAACAAGGCAAGGCTAAGGACATGCAGTGCCTTGCATGGAACCCGGCACATATGTGCTCAGGAGCTGTTTGGTCTCTTCCTGGGGACTCTCTTGGCTCAGCCCCTCTAACCCTTGGTCCTTGGCTCACTGGGAATTTCTTTTTGTGAGCACCTTTTCCTCTCACCCCTGGTTCCTCCTCATCAAAGGTGTTAGAACACCTCCAAAGCTCCAGCTCTGAAAGTTAGACAGCCCACGACCTCAAGGCCTGGGGCTTTCCACTGGTGTCCAGCAGGGCCATAAGCACAACCTCCAAAGTGGGCAGTGTACTGGGAGCCATGCTGAGAACATGGGCACAGCAGTTTGTTCACAGAGGGCATGGGTTTGGCATTCTGAGGACATTCTGAGTCTACTCAAGGCAAAGGAAGATCGCTTCGGGACAGGATCAACACCGGCATAATGTCTGTAAGAGTtgtaagcatctttttttttttttttttttttttttagattttatttatttatttgagagagaataagtgagagagagcatgagagaggagaaggtcagagggagaagcagactccccaaggagctgggagcccgatgcgggactcgatcctggaagtccgggatcatgacctgagctgaaggcagtcgctcaaccaagtgagcccacccaggtgcccgagttGTAAGCATCTTAAATTAAAGATGGATATTCTATTCATAAAACGTCATATCATTACTTTCAGTAGTGGTCatgagtaggggcacctgggtgactcagatgggttagcatctgcctttcactcaagtcatgatcccagggtcctgggattgagtcccgggtcgggctccccgctctgcagggagtctgcccctcactctgctcctgtgctctctcaaataaaaaaaaaattaaaaaaaatgaatttgggcaTCGGTAAATGAATCAAATTGCTCttaccttcatttatttgttcaccaAGAAGtgactgagtacctactatgtgctgtgCATGGTAAAAAGTGCTGGAGGTACAGCACCGAACAGAAATCCTGTTGGAGTTCACCTTCTAGCTGGGATGTACGAACAAATCAACCAATAAGCAAGCACCCCAGGGACATAAGGCAGCTTAACTTGATGAGAAACGTTGAATGGAAAACAAGAGACAGACACACCAGTGTGCTGGAGAGAGTGTTCAGGGAGTCCCCTCTAGGAAGCATCCGAGGTGAGACCTGCAGGTAGGTCTCGCCTCTATTCCGGGTACACGGATCGCAATTGGAATTCTTCAGGCGTGGAGGGGACAGTTTGGGTTGAGACTTCATTTACATTTCAAGAGTGCTCAGAAACCTTTGGAAGCAATTTTCTCTGCTGACTTTGGAGAATTAATTAGTTAATACCTGCGTGACCCTCGAATATCTGGGAGGAACGGAAACATAtgattattattttccccattgaggCTTTCTAAATGGAGGTCTGAGTACCTGGGATTCTTGCCCAAAGGAGGCTGGAAGAGAAATGCCCCGCAGTCCTCCACTAAAGAAACCTTCCTTTCTCTTGCCCTGCTGGGAAATCTGACTTCCATTTTCATAAGGCCAAAGAGGGACTTGGAAACAGGGCCAGTTCTGACTCTGTAATTAAGTTCAAAGAAAGTCTTTTGCCTTCGCTGcctataaaaagattaaaaagtaacTTTTGTTTAGGTAATACCTTCCTCTAGAGAGCTCATCCACTGAGCAGCAAGTTTGGTCATTTCACCCTGCTTGTGAGGTAGGCAGAAATCTacgttttcagttttgttttttaaacatgcaaGAACTTAACACCAGAGTTTCTCCAGAAACCTTGGGGAATCCTGCTGTCAAGAGACCATACCTTttactccatcccagaaccttatCCTTGACTCTGTTTGCTTCCTTTTGAGAATTTGGATTTTTGTTGATAATTTTCATCCAGTtaatctctccctctgctttttccTGAGAATAGCTAATGCCGATTGTGCCCTTGCCCCCAAGGCAGGCACTTGGCATGCATCATGTCATTCAGTTGAAAATTTACGGAGGTGGGAGCTACTGGTCTCACGGAGGTcacagatgaggatactgaggctcACGGGAGCCAAGGAACTTCCTGAGATCCCAGTGCTCGTAAGCAACTGGACACCCTGGCACACACACCAGACACGTGCCACTACTGCCCCTGTTGAGTTCAAGTCCTGAGATAACTTGGATGTCTTTGAGATTCTTTGTGCAGTACCACATTCAGGGCACCGAAGGCATaccctatatttatttattttttgggcgACAGTAccgttttctttcttcttttttttgcgTGTGAAGCagtgtgggtgggaggtgggcggGTGCAGAGTGGAGAGAAATGCCTTTTATGGATCGTCTGCTAAACCTCGTGAAGCCGTAGCCGCGTCTCAGTGCCAGACAAATGCGCCTGCTGACTTAATGACTCTGAAGGATGACAAGGCTTAAAAAATCGACTGTCACTGCAGAGCTTGGAACGGATTGAAATAGAGTGCTTGAGTCATCTGTTAGAGATGCCACCATGGGCCCATGTCATGCAATGCCCAGTTAGCGCCACGAGCACGTTAAAAACCAGACCCAACTTTGCTTCGATTCTGATGCCTAAGGGCCCTTGTCCTGTGTGAGGGGACTGCGGGATGGACACTGTTGCTTGGCAGACATCCCATTTCTGGTGGCCGCTGGTCGTGGAAGGGTGCAGCTGAGTTAGGGACAGGCTTCTAGCTCAGTGATTAGTAACACAGTGAGATTCTCAACAGAGCTCCCGGCAAGAGTGACAAGATAGCTTCTCTTTTGCCTGTAGTGTTCCTGCCACCCAGCTTCAGTGACCGGATACACCTTGGCCTGCCCCACAGCCAGGCGCCTCCAGCTGTGTTCCCAGAGTACGCCCGCAACCCCAGCCTGTCTCCAGCCCAGACGTCACACCACACCTTGTCTGGAACTCATCCTCACCTCCACCGTATGGAAATTATTCAGAGCATGGGGTTGAGAATCAGAGGAACCGTAAGTGGAAGGCCCCCACTGTTTCAGACACGCATATGACAGACCCACATAAACGGAGGGATGCCTGCCTGCAACCAATCAGAATGTCCGTGGGAGCCAGCATAACTCAGAGAAGCACCTCAAGCATTATTGTGTACCGGGTGCAGTGGGCATCTTGCTTAGCAAGGTGGAGGTGGGTGTGCAGATCCGATGGCAGAAAAGGCTGGAGGATGGAGACACTGCTGTCTGTGACGGAGCAGACCAACTGGCTCAGAAGCCTGTTCGCCTGGTCcaccaccagctgtgtgaccttggacaagttactcaaCCCCTCTGTGTTTGAGTCGTGCCGGCTTGAAAATGAACACTAACAGCTTCTAACTAGTGGGTTGTCATAGAGATTAGATCATCAGGGGTACAAGTGTCGGGTACTGTGTTAGTGCTCAGTGAATTTTAGCTGAAAAACAAAGCCAGTAAAAAGGGATCCCGGATCTAATTTTTGACTCAGGAAGGAGAGGATTGGAATAAGCAGAGGCTCATCATCCAGCAGGATGGTAACTAAGTAGAAAATCCTGTGAGGACCTTTGGCCTGGGGGAACAGTAACTACATCTTACTTAGAAGTATcatcggggggcgcctgggtggctcagtgggttaagccgctgccttcggctcaggtcgtgatctcggggtcccgggatcgagtcccacatcgggctctctgctcagcagggagcctgcttcctcctctctctctctgcctgcctctctgcctacttgtaatctctctctgttaaataaataaataaaatcttaaaaaaaaaaaaaaaaaaaagaggtatcatcgggacacctggatggctcagtctgtcaggctgctgcctttggctcaggtcatgatcctggtcatgggtcctgggatccagggtcctgggatccagcgtcctgggatcgagccctgaattgggcttcttgctcagcggggagcctgcttctctctctgttctgatTGCCAGTctgcctgcttgctctctctctctctgacaaataaataaataattgttttaaaaaaagaaatatcatgaAGTATCATTAGTGCCCCAATGAGTAgtattgaaaagaaggaaaacctatAATACCGGAAGAGGGAAGTGTATTCGTGTAGATGATATGTATGTAAACAGTATGTTGTTTATACAGGAATGGTataaatatatttggtctttgtccctggttcctggcacagagttcctgAAACTCTTGGTATTCTCTGAATGATAGGAGTGccttttcttacttaaaaatgagcccttgtgggcacctgggtggctcagtcggctaagcctcTGAcctttgactttggctcaggtcacgctctcaggggtgtgagatcgagccctgtgttgggggaAATCTCgagggttctctctccctctcctctccactttGGCTCacatactctctgtctctctctttctctctttcaaagaagaGCCCTTTTAACAACCTGAGTTAATGCTAATGAGGTCACTAGGGTGGAAGCTCTAGATACAACCTCAGGATGGCGCTGTTCATCAGAAAGATGCAAGTGATGAGGTTAGAACTTTCAGCTGCATCCTCTGGCCTTCTAGGAGTGTGTGtgctgggagtgggaggggggtgCTTCTGGAGATTCAGCTCTATAAAACATTTGAAGAACCAGATTTAAAGAGTTTCGGGTGGGTGAACCCTAAACCTCATGGGGACAGAAACTCCCGTGCTTGGGTCCTTTCTGGTCTGTCCCCGTGCTTGGGTCCTTTCTGGACTTTGTCTTATGTGCCTCCATTTGCAACTTTTATAATATCCTTTACAATAAGTGGGTAGTAGTAACTAAGGTGTTTCCCTGGCTGTTTGCCATTATGGCAGATTATCAAACCTGAGGAGGGGTTGCGGGAACCCCTGGTTTGTGGCCAATTTGGACGGATGTGATTGGCATGCATctggggcagtcttgtgggactcaGCCCTGTACCTGTGGGGTCTGCGCTCACTCTGGGAGGTTAGTTTCAGAGTTgaattaaattgtaggacactcCATTGGTGTCCACggaaaactggaaaattgggAGGAGtggaaacccccccccccattttgtgTCAGAAGTGTTGTTGAGAGGggaaatcctttttcttttgacAGGTTTTTGTAAAGGTCTGATGACTTGGTTAAATCAGCTGAGGAATGTTCTCTCATATGGGTAGAAATGGGTTGGGTTTGAGAGGACACGTCTTGATCGGAAAGATAGTTGAGGAGTCACATGAGATAAGCAGAAGGAATTCTAGAGTGTGTTTCAGGACATAAAATGGGGCGAACCAAGAGTGCAGCTGGGGTTCAGCACCTGGAGCAGAGGCCCAGGTCGTGGGCATTGTGGACACTACTCCCAGTGGCCTGGACCCCATGGCAATAAGCAGGGAAGAAAAGGTTAACTCTGGGCCTCACCTGAAGGAAGGTTGGAGAGAGGCTTAGGAAGGGAGCAAAGAGTGGGACTGCATTCACAGGAGCCAGTGCCATGAATCCCAGGGACATTCTGAGTTTGTGTTTAGGGAATGGCTAGGGCGTTGCACCACCCAGACCACTGCTTCCCTTGCAGGTGTGATTGTAACTGGCCCCGTGGAGACCAGGGCTCTACCCCCTGTCCTGCTGGTTGTCGTTATTGTAAGGTTGGAAAGCACTGAAGGAAGCATGAAGGTGCCAGCAGTCACATCCAATGGGGGAAGTTCACGGTCAGCGCAAGTTGCTTTGAGAAGTATCTCATCCAACCTAAATCCCTGAACGTTGCTTCTGTGTGGCAAGAGCTGACCAGAACAATTAACCTGCAGTCTAGGGAGTGAGGGCTGGAAGCTGGAACCTCATGGAGTCATTTGCAGACTGGAGGACAAAGCAGACGGCCGTCCTCTGTAGAGCACCTTGGAGAGCAGCTTCGCTGGGGTCAGGTGTTGAACCCGACAGTCCACTgaacacacccccccccacccacccccacacataTGCAGTTAGATGTTTCAATcaggatatttttaaatcaagtatgTTTAGCGTTTCATTGAAACTTCCTGAGGTCCTTCTGGAGGGAGGCAGTTCCTCCTTACAGACCATTCATAATCCTGGTGCTCTCTTGGATGCGTAAGTAAGTGCAGGGGCAAGAAGCAAGAATCCTTGCGGATATCGATAAAGCCTGGATTTAAAGCAAAAGTGGAAGCCACCTTAAACAGTGAAGCTGGGATGAAGGAACCGTGGAGGAGAGTCTAGGTTGGATCTTGACGGGAACTGTGGTTGGTCAGGTCCCACTGAGTGCCAGGCATTGTCTGAGTCCTTAATGTGTGTCAGTCCTCCTAACAGCCCAGTGACGGGCTATAATGTTGTCCTCGTTGTATCAGTCACTAAACTGAGGCATCAGAGCCAGTAAATGGTAGAGTCAGAATTGAAAATAAGCCTGGGCAACGGAGTGTGACATTGTGGTCCTCACGGTTTCCTTCCCAGGGACTGAATCAGAGCTGCAGGTATAAATCATCCGTACTTTGTTGTTTCTAGTTATTCCTCCATTCGGAGTGAAAAGTATATGGTTCCCATTCCTTGGTGGGGGCTGTATAATTCTAAATCAGTCTTTTTGTGGTCTTCATAAAGTCCTGAGCTGAGAACTCCCTCCAGGTATCATAAATGGTGAAAATGTTGGCTGGGTGGACCTTTCCTCCTACGGCAGTGGGAACTCTGTTGCGTAGGCCATCCATCTACACAGCCTGCACGTGTGCCGAGATGTCCAGGGACAGCAGATTAATGTATCCAAAGCTGGACTGACACTCCATGTCTGAGTCTGTCTTTCATCCTTTTGGTCACCCAGGCTACGAACCTGGGATCcttgatttcttccttctctttcattcccCAACCTTACGTCCAGTCGGCCATCCAGTTATCAGGTGCAAGTTCTTCAGTGATCTCCAGACATGGCCACGACTCCATCCCTACTGCCTCCTTCCAGCTACGGGCCCTCACAGACTGTACTGGGATGATGCCAACAGCCTTCTTCCGACCGATGACCCTGCTTGTTTCATCATTTTGTGtttaaagtcttcttttttatgattattgttattttaaatattttttcatttattttagagagagggggttgttccagcagggggagaagcagaggaagagggagaatccaagcagattccccaccaagcgtggagcctgaggcagggcatGAAcgcaggacctgagatcatgacctaagctgaaaccaagagttgaacacgtaactgactgagccacccgggtgcctcaattacttttttagttttcttttttcctctataaattgttttgatttctgttatATTTGTGAAGAGCTAGAAGGCATACACCTTGGTTTTAAATTTCTTAGTAGCTGTCTTCGAGATTTGAAAAGATGTCCTTGAATTAAACCATCAGAGTCAGTTCCAGAACTGCAATCTCAGAAggaattctccttttttatggaGGAtgaggaatttcattttttaaaaaagattttatttatttattagagagattgagatcacaagcaggcagagagacaggcgggggtggcgggggatggtggcgggaagcaggctccttgcagagtggagagcccgatgcagggctcgatcccaggaccctgagatcatgacctgagccgaaagtagcggcttaacccactgagccacacaggtgcccctgagaaatttcatttttgatctTTTTCCTGCCCCAGACTTTGTGGAATTTAACCCCATCacttttttaattatagaaagaCAACTTGGGCGGTGGTGACGGAGGGGGCATCAATGTTGTAGCCGTACCAAGACTGCAGTTCAGAGCTACCACTTCTATTCCACTGGCTACCACGGACACCACACAGCTGGCCACTGCTTCCCCACTTGTGAGTATTTGACTGCTGTTGCATTTTTTCCAGCATGAGTACGTATTTGATTCAGCACAAGGCTTTGTATGTTTGAGaaaagcttggggtgcctgggtggctcaggtgattaagctcagtggggagtctgcttctgtctttccctctgccactctccctagctcgttctctctttctcaaataaataaataaaatctttaaaaaaggcgAGAAAATCTTTCTGGTGACTTCTTCTCAGATTGCATCTTGCCTGGATATAGGATTCTTTGGTCATGACTTTCGTGCTTTGTAACTAAGGCTTCAGTGTTTTCTGCTGTTTCGTGTTCTGGAGTCCATGTTGGCACCAACACGATGCTTCCCCTAGATACTCACAGGAATTTAAAGCCCAGTCTCCACTTTTAAGCTCTTAATCGTTTATTTGGATCCccaatttttcttccattattctACAGTATGTCCGCTtctactaccttttttttttttttaagattttatttatttatttgacagacagagatcacaagtaggcagagaggcaggcggagagagagggggaagcaggctccctgctgagcagagagcccagtggggggctcaatcccaggacgctgggatcatgacctgagccgaaggcagaggctttaacccactcaggcaccccctccccccccttttttttttttggtttgctttctcttgtgatttttgtcaCGTTCCCATTTCCTCTGAGTTTAGTGGGAGAGGAAGTGcattttctcaagtttttcttCCACTCTGCCGACTCTGCCCTCCGTGTGGCCTTGTCTCCTACGAGCTGCCTCTGAAGTGGCCTAActtgattattttaattgtttttcatctttagatAAGACGTCCTAATCCAAAATTAATTTCTTGTGGCGACCACTTGTCCCCATTCCGTAGATCAGAAAGACTTCTTGGATCTTGTGGAAATCACGGATCATATATCTTAACAGTGtttccccctgcccttcctcttaacttctgcctttccttcttcctcctcttcttattTGGTAGGAAATTAATTTTCCCTGACCTTACAGAGAGGTTCCCCTCCTTTAACTGTTCACTATTTTTGTATGCCTCATGCTGCTTCTCATCTTTGCCCAGATTTTTGAAGAGGAATCCCcaggaagagacaaggaaaccCCGGAAGACTGCTAGTCAGTGATCAATTTTAGGGACCCAGAAGCTCTTGTGGGGTGGGTGCAGGGCTAGGTCAGGAATAATGGAAGGAACAGAGTCTCTGAGTGCGACGGAAGGGGCTTTGTCACAGGCACCAGAAGCAAACCCAAATCTCTCTATGGCACAACTAGGGTCCAGGCATACAATGTGTATGCGTTATACAATGTGTACAGCACAGTCTTTAAGGGAAGACAGAAACTTTTCCACCAATATAAAAAGATCTCACAGATCTGTAGGTGGAGGGCTTTACTCTATCAATCACTAGTTGAGAATTGGCTTGGCTAAGGAGTTCGGAGTTTGGGTTTTTAAATCCAATCGCCCATCTCTGCCTCAGCTCGGGAGGCTGGGTTCTAATCTCGATCTTCACTTAAATTCTACTTTGAAAATAGGTTCAGTTACACTGTTTTCGGTGAAAGTGCTACACACATTTTCTTTGCTCTCATGGGATCTTTAATCCATTGGGTCATCATCAGGTGTTAACCTAATGatgaataaacacaaagaaaggcTCATTACAAACTCAGTGTAATGGAGCGGGGAGGGAGGTCAGGGcatgcttcctggaagaggtggcatTGAGCTGTATAGGCTGGATAGGCTCCAAGCAGGCCAGAGTGGGTGGTGGAAGAGCttgccaggcagagggagtgcAAAGGCTTTGGGTGGGAGGAAGCCTGAGCTGTTTGAGGAATcagaatacaaatacaaatatggggcttgggggaaggggaggaggaggaggtggggggggggggtatggtGAGAGGTACCAGATGAGGTCAGAAGGATTGCCTGGGTCCCACTTACGGGCCCAGGCTTCATCTGTAGAGCTGGGGAGCCCCGGAGAGATGTGTAGGGAGGGTGGCAGCTCTGGAAGCAGAGACTGTTCAGGCTGCGGGAAGGGGtgctgggcagggtgggagggggagtaGGTGCAAGAACGTCCACCTAGCCCTGAGGGGTGAGCAGTCCCACTTCACGTGAGCCCCGGAGGCTGTGTTTGCTTCTGAAGGAGCCCGGgtgttctgtttcttttgctgtttccCTTGTGTGAAAACCAGCTACTTGCgtgaggtgtgtggggggggtctgAGGGAGGAAAATACATTGCTTGCTTGGGTGTGTGGATCCTTCTTCACAGGCTGTGGGAGGGTGACCTCCTCTGGCCCACTCCATGCGTGGAGCCCTTCAGGTTGGTCTTAGCCCAAGGGAGCCTGTCCTGCAGGCTCTTCAGGGCAGAAGCATCTGGGAAGGGGTCAGGAGCCGGGTTTCAGCCTGCCGGTGCCTGGAGCCCACACCCCTCTGACTCAGGGACAAAGGGTGGCTGTGGCGTTCCTACCAGCTTGTCCCTGTGACTTCCCAACACCACACCGTCCCGAGGAGGTATCAGACCTCAAAGAGCTCCTTTCACCTGGTCCTGTCTACACTGTACTGGGCAGAAACTTCTTGAAGCACCTGGCAGGACAACCGCTCCCCATCTGTATCCCCTGTTAGCCACCGGTGAGTGGAGGCGGTAGAAAGCCACGCTCACATCCTCGAGAATTGTGGACATAGACGTAATTTATTTTGAATCCTACCACTAAAGAGCCTCTCCTAAAAGGTAAACCAGCTCACCCTGctcaaaacaagaaataagaatgcttgctcttttccttcactggaaaggttttttgttttttgcttttttttttaaatgggtggtACCCTTTCCGGAGGAATATGCCAGACCTTGTGTGGATTCGCAGTTCTTTTGTGAGCGGGCTCATTATGAGTCAGATCTCTTCTTTATCAGTGGCTGCTCAGGTCACAAAGGGTTAATGGAAAATGGCCTTGTCCCCCTGCAGGGGAGCCCTGCCTTAGAGGGAAGACTAATTGTACCAGCTCTGGGAGATCTCTGAGCTCATTCTGAGGTAGATCAGAGATGAGTTTGGAAAATGTACTCGTTGCTGGGTGGCTTTTGTGGgagaagcaaggggaggggaatggTGTTCCCTCAGGACTAATTGGTTGTTTGTGTGCAATGAGAAAAGCGGCTCTTGGAATCTATTCTCttgtaaggtttttattttttattttgtagccaAGACTTGTTATCACtagaaaattcaataaataaatggactctgcaaatcaataaaataattagtagGGTATTTCTGggtgaaaagaatttttaaaattgaagttgatgaagtcccagaacctaagtcaggttcggtggggtgaggaggttcggagccgacgactaaagaaagaattcttgagacgtcgttggtgcaaaaggtgatttattagagcacggggcagggcccgtgggcaggcagagatgcggctgccccgggttgtgaaggtgggcatgttatataccccacggttggggggaggtggtgaaggaatgggagatttcgacagagttctcacatgctagggagggcctacaaggtgcggggggggggggggcggggagtctttgcccttatggcttgatcaatgtcgtctttaggtcaggcactaacatcaagataatgggggattcttggtggggcattatgatctggctatcatttacattcctttctaccccagtctcctccagtttatggtgggagggggacattagggcttcaggaaccaagagttatttgcctctggagatttgtgctattgataaggtaacctccctgtttaggtctctaggacatcttgtagggcaagggagattcctgttctgcaggattgcgatccctgcaagttaactatttaccgttttatggcagtcaggggtgcctgaggaatgctacacatatggaggggaatgggtgaggagggggtgcaaggcgccagcttttgctttgtcctcagccagcctcctgctccctcatcaaagtGAATATGACTGACTACCAGGGTCAGGGAGGTGACAGAGGGAGGCCAGCCAGGTCAGGGAAGTGATAGGTAGAGGTGGGGCTGAGGAGAATTGGAAAGCAAGCTCTCTTCagcagcccccctgcccccaactaAGGGATGCTTCCCCACACCTCAGCTGAGGGCTGACGGTTGCCATGTGGGAATGTGGGCTCAGTGttgcctcctcttctgtttttttcggAAGAAGCTGAACATCTGGATTTTTACATGGAATTAGTTGGCAGCTAAATTCAAAA encodes:
- the LOC116581439 gene encoding uncharacterized protein LOC116581439; protein product: MLLAGCVRGGCQPGLAMSGDLGGRSRSQAIADVFLPPSFSDRIHLGLPHSQAPPAVFPEYARNPSLSPAQTSHHTLSGTHPHLHRMEIIQSMGLRIRGTKDNLGGGDGGGINVVAVPRLQFRATTSIPLATTDTTQLATASPLVEKCVMVTSRRESTLSLGCFPDKKMRGSITRYSGSALLHYCTSLQHLENKGKINLLEMASTFTR